In one window of Mytilus galloprovincialis chromosome 6, xbMytGall1.hap1.1, whole genome shotgun sequence DNA:
- the LOC143080538 gene encoding uncharacterized protein LOC143080538, translating to MASRGKKRGKVVEESFIEEKENISSRRTGRAKKVVNYVEDSPVVKKKAKDDAKLEKEIIRIAKKKETQKRKLNAKETEKCMEPEKEKPKSTKSKLPTKARGKTKEIKDTVDVLELDIDEDKNEASAPEVKKISHRPDNKPTSKRNKKGKKDTPDAKVTIPEKETELLEQTEIPDECELDTSEVTEIVNNSRIRGHSNKKQTKANPRKPLSNRNETIQNVQDQNVTTDIEIGTKSKYQHSTKQNKQKETQEQDKITKESNTNTNDTDAIDAEEFPDVSDSEHELKNDKGNNANSTFTLGDIVETPRTTNVRNTPNSDRNTKQNTSSVAKRMSEVLGSIRKESVGSGNTPKSGHCACGDMMTEINEILELVTEQLTDLKSEMENVKTTNESLQTDLDTNRNETRQLKEEMNNLKNVNIQQIQTNTTQTSRTPRKSTSNQNEIDLLWTQCEVQKKTIRSLHNEVDNTKTEFNQRFEKYKRAMIFVLSKTRPDITHADVSKLRNLLNKTEKCLDSTLDEICSSMETEMPRSTPNKATNNGPVISISCPSSPPKENSRNEKVLVPRKNVQNIIKTANHLSTPKRNPQESNPFQTRPKIRRTPVCESKK from the exons ATGGCGAGCAGAGGAAAGAAAAGAGGAAAAGTTGTCGAAGAATCTTTT attgaagaaaaagaaaatatctcCAGCAGGAGAACTGGGAGAGCAAAGAAGGTTGTTAATTATGTCGAAGACTCGCCAGTTGTCAAGAAAAAGGCAAAAGATGatgcaaaacttgaaaaagaAATTATCAGAATAGCAAAGAAGAAAGAAACACAGAAGCGAAAATTGAATGCGAAAGAAACGGAAAAATGTATGGAACCAGAAAAGGAAAAACCTAAAAGTACAAAATCTAAATTACCGACAAAAGCCCGAGGTAAAACcaaagaaattaaagatactgTGGATGTTTTAGAACTTGATATTGATGAAGATAAAAATGAAGCATCAGCGCctgaagttaaaaaaatatcacaCAGACCGGACAATAAACCAACAAGTAAACGAAATAAAAAAGGAAAGAAGGACACACCAGATGCAAAAGTGACAATTCCAGAGAAAGAAACAGAACTTTTGGAGCAAACAGAAATTCCGGATGAATGTGAACTTGACACAAGTGAAGTAACGGAAATTGTAAATAACAGTCGAATTAGAGGGCATTCTAATAAGAAGCAGACCAAGGCAAATCCACGAAAACCATTATCAAACCGAAATGAGACGATTCAGAATGTACAAGATcaaaacgttacaacagacaTTGAAATTGGAACAAAATCGAAATACCAACACagcacaaaacaaaacaaacaaaaagaaacacaAGAACAAGATAAAATAACAAAGGAAAGTAACACAAACACGAATGATACTGATGCAATTGATGCAGAAGAATTTCCTGATGTGAGTGATAGCGAACATGAATTAAAGAATGATAAAGGAAACAATGCTAACAGTACTTTCACTCTTGGAGATATTGTAGAAACACCTAGAACTACTAACGTGAGGAACACACCAAACAGTGACAGGAACACAAAACAGAACACTTCATCCGTTGCCAAACGTATGTCTGAAGTGTTAGGGAGTATAAGGAAGGAAAGTGTAGGCAGTGGTAATACTCCAAAGTCAGGACATTGTGCTTGTGGAGATATGATGACCGAAATAAACGAAATTTTAGAACTTGTTACGGAACAACTGACAGATCTGAAATCCGAAATGGAAAATGTTAAg ACAACGAACGAGTCTTTGCAAACTGATTTGGACACTAATCGCAATGAAACCAGACAACTGAAAGAAGAAATGAACAACTTGAAAAACGTAAACATTCAACAG ATACAGACCAATACAACACAGACCAGCAGAACACCAAGG AAATCAACTTCAAACCAAAATGAGATTGACCTTTTATGGACTCAATGTGAAGTACAGAAAAAGACCATTCGGTCATTGCACAATGAAGTGGATAACACTAAAACTGAGTTTAACCAACGTTTTGAGAAATACAAA AGAGCAATGATTTTTGTGTTGAGCAAAACAAGACCAGACATAACACATGCTGATGTTTCAAAATTGAGGAATTTACTCAACAAAACGGAGAAATGTTTGGATTCGACACTTGACGAGATCTGTTCATCAATGGAAACTGAAATGCCAAGATCTACACCAAACAAAGCTACTAACAATGGCCCTGTTATTTCGATTAGTTGTCCAAGCAGTCCACCGAAAGAAAACAGTAGAAATGAAAAGGTTTTGGTGCCACGAAAAAACGTCCAAAACATTATTAAAACTGCTAATCATCTGTCAACCCCTAAAAGGAATCCCCAGGAATCAAACCCTTTCCAAACTAGACCCAAAATTAGAAGGACACCTGTTTGTGAATCTAAAAAATGA